From one Cupriavidus oxalaticus genomic stretch:
- a CDS encoding DUF1275 family protein: protein MTPAQLPDTGRRADLSGPPFGCILAFVTGYVDVVGFISLFGLFTAHVTGNFVLIGVDIAGNSTGLLVKLLALPTFAPGGSGRQTDRIAHRAGQTIGTLAVAIRRSRSAGSFHHCRTPRLSHIRSGYAGGGRRRHARRSGHGYSELTVQDVFVRPWLLQQSIAGAQRLYEEAV from the coding sequence TTGACACCCGCACAGCTTCCCGACACGGGCCGCCGCGCTGATCTTTCGGGACCGCCGTTTGGCTGCATCCTGGCCTTCGTCACAGGCTATGTAGACGTGGTCGGGTTCATTTCGCTATTCGGCCTGTTTACGGCACACGTGACAGGAAACTTCGTGCTGATCGGCGTCGACATCGCCGGTAATTCGACGGGCCTGCTCGTCAAACTCCTTGCGCTGCCGACCTTTGCCCCTGGCGGTAGCGGCCGCCAGACTGACCGAATCGCGCATCGTGCGGGACAAACAATCGGCACCCTCGCTGTTGCTATTCGCCGAAGCCGCAGCGCTGGTTCTTTTCATCATTGCCGGACTCCACGCCTCTCCCATATCCGATCCGGGTACGCCGGCGGCGGTCGGCGCCGGCATGCTCGCCGTAGTGGCCATGGGTATTCAGAACTCACGGTCCAGGACGTCTTTGTCAGACCTTGGCTCCTTCAGCAGAGCATTGCCGGCGCTCAACGCCTATACGAGGAAGCGGTGTGA
- a CDS encoding response regulator transcription factor, with product MIARPTIAIVDDDVAVRNAMGRLLRSLDFGVQLFGGGQELLRCASLRCLSCVITDAKMPGMDGFALIEELRARNLDMPVIFMTAFAHEGFAQRATAMGATCVLYKPFQDTDMIQCLEKALRPRKTGSPSP from the coding sequence GTGATAGCTCGCCCCACGATTGCAATAGTTGACGACGATGTCGCCGTCCGAAATGCCATGGGGCGGCTGCTGCGTTCCCTAGATTTTGGCGTGCAATTGTTCGGTGGCGGCCAAGAGCTACTGCGGTGCGCTTCGCTGCGTTGCCTGTCCTGCGTGATCACCGACGCGAAAATGCCCGGCATGGACGGCTTCGCTCTGATAGAGGAACTGCGGGCACGCAATCTCGATATGCCCGTCATCTTCATGACTGCGTTTGCGCATGAGGGATTCGCTCAGCGTGCCACCGCAATGGGTGCGACGTGTGTTCTTTACAAGCCATTTCAAGACACGGACATGATCCAATGCCTTGAGAAGGCATTACGTCCCCGCAAAACGGGTTCTCCTTCTCCATGA
- a CDS encoding response regulator transcription factor, translating into MPSGGPTVIAVQPTRAESAPQDEAVVLIVDDDSQVRNALGSLFRSVGIEVVLLGSAAELFAFGFPDAPCCLVLDVRLKGQSGLDVQARMAELGIHVPIIFMTGHGDIPMTVAAMKAGAEHFLSKPLREQELLDAVTAAIQKESLRLERVRRLAAVRDRYRSLTPRECEVMAHAASGLTNKEIAVAMCISVVTVKVHRCQAMRKMRARSFADLVLLAQTLGLVFLPSETDGQPAVRLRSQDLRSATMA; encoded by the coding sequence ATGCCAAGTGGAGGCCCTACCGTGATTGCTGTACAACCGACGCGCGCTGAATCAGCGCCGCAGGACGAGGCGGTGGTCCTTATTGTTGATGATGACTCGCAGGTGCGGAACGCGCTCGGTAGTCTATTCCGTTCAGTCGGGATTGAAGTCGTGCTGCTCGGCTCCGCCGCCGAGCTCTTTGCATTCGGATTCCCGGATGCTCCTTGCTGCCTGGTTCTCGATGTGCGGCTGAAGGGGCAAAGTGGCCTGGATGTGCAAGCCCGGATGGCAGAGCTTGGTATTCATGTTCCTATCATCTTCATGACCGGCCACGGGGATATTCCGATGACGGTTGCCGCGATGAAGGCGGGAGCAGAGCACTTTCTTTCCAAGCCGCTCCGTGAACAGGAACTCCTCGATGCCGTCACGGCGGCAATTCAAAAGGAAAGCTTGCGACTCGAGCGCGTGCGTCGATTGGCTGCAGTGCGCGACCGCTACCGTTCCCTGACGCCACGTGAGTGTGAGGTGATGGCGCATGCCGCATCAGGCTTGACAAACAAGGAAATTGCCGTCGCCATGTGCATCAGCGTGGTGACGGTCAAAGTTCATCGATGCCAGGCAATGCGAAAGATGAGGGCTCGGAGTTTCGCCGATCTGGTGCTACTTGCGCAAACTCTCGGGCTCGTGTTCCTTCCCTCTGAGACTGACGGGCAGCCCGCCGTCCGGCTGCGGTCTCAAGACCTTAGAAGCGCGACCATGGCGTAG
- a CDS encoding AraC family transcriptional regulator, whose translation MRYDQALAAGDLHFYRKSSVIERVSQVVTPASARGFLVGVSLMEGHRRRIFHPNQANMHAFEAGSIYLRNFQDDYKADMYGTFDFILIELPRPFMERTALELGCPAGIELRHAAAREDDVLAHLAQALLPALARPHGASRLFIDQLGHAIGTYLVEHYGGVNPGRLRSTGRLSPRILARAQEFLAARLDDGNVSIAEVADACQLSRSHFSRAFRQSTGKTPHEWLLERRLERAAALLRATDLSIAGIAASCGFADQSHLTRSFSRKLGLSPGDWRSGRQD comes from the coding sequence TTGCGATACGATCAAGCGCTTGCCGCCGGCGATCTTCATTTCTACCGCAAAAGTTCCGTGATTGAACGGGTGAGTCAGGTAGTGACCCCAGCGTCAGCACGAGGGTTCCTGGTTGGTGTCTCACTGATGGAAGGCCATCGTCGACGCATTTTTCATCCGAATCAGGCGAACATGCATGCATTCGAGGCAGGTTCCATCTATCTGCGGAACTTCCAGGATGACTACAAGGCGGATATGTACGGGACGTTCGATTTCATTCTCATCGAACTGCCGCGCCCCTTCATGGAGCGTACGGCGCTTGAACTCGGCTGTCCTGCAGGCATTGAACTTCGACATGCCGCGGCGCGGGAGGACGACGTGCTGGCCCATCTCGCCCAGGCGCTCTTACCTGCGCTCGCGCGGCCGCACGGTGCCAGCAGGTTGTTTATCGATCAACTCGGGCACGCGATTGGCACCTACCTGGTCGAGCACTATGGAGGTGTCAACCCTGGCCGCCTTCGCTCCACTGGCCGACTTTCGCCGCGCATACTCGCGCGGGCGCAAGAGTTCCTCGCAGCGCGACTGGACGACGGAAATGTGTCCATTGCGGAGGTCGCTGATGCGTGTCAATTGTCCCGAAGTCATTTCTCCCGGGCATTTCGGCAAAGTACTGGAAAAACACCACACGAATGGTTGCTGGAGCGTCGCCTCGAGCGGGCTGCGGCACTGCTGCGCGCCACGGACCTGTCGATAGCCGGGATTGCTGCATCGTGCGGATTTGCGGACCAGAGCCATCTAACACGTAGCTTCTCCAGGAAACTTGGTCTGTCGCCGGGTGACTGGCGGAGTGGTCGGCAGGACTAG
- a CDS encoding glycogen/starch synthase yields MDEMVDAVPAPCGGGESTLHLLLVASEIVPLAKTGGLADVCGALPAAVARLGIDVRLIMPAYPEALACLDAPRQAADLGELLPGATVRLIAGSMPDSGLPVWLIDCPALYDRTGTPYQDSSGCEWGDNAQRFGVLCHAAARAALGQAVHGS; encoded by the coding sequence ATGGACGAAATGGTCGATGCTGTGCCCGCGCCATGCGGCGGCGGCGAAAGCACCCTGCACTTGTTACTGGTGGCGTCGGAGATTGTTCCTCTCGCCAAGACAGGCGGCCTGGCAGACGTCTGCGGCGCGCTCCCGGCGGCAGTAGCCCGGCTTGGGATCGACGTGCGCCTGATAATGCCCGCTTATCCTGAAGCCTTGGCTTGTCTCGACGCACCGCGGCAGGCAGCCGATCTTGGGGAATTGCTGCCTGGGGCCACAGTCCGCCTGATCGCAGGTTCGATGCCGGATTCCGGCTTGCCGGTATGGCTGATCGACTGCCCGGCGCTCTATGACCGGACGGGGACGCCTTATCAGGACTCGAGCGGCTGCGAGTGGGGCGACAACGCGCAGCGCTTTGGCGTGCTCTGTCACGCAGCCGCGCGGGCGGCACTGGGACAGGCCGTACACGGAAGCTAA
- a CDS encoding SLC13 family permease — protein sequence MAISRPKGSPQASSPAANPATPTGHLRHLWKFLVPVAIGIVLWFLPAPAGLETKAWHMFAVFVATIAGIMTAPLPMSAVAIIGATAGVLVGVVSFADVTKSTGTDLVWLVMLAFFISRGVIKTGLGRRIALLFMRLLGKRTIGLGYGLALTELLISHAMPSITARAGGVMLPITRAMAEVLGSHADDPQSQGKVGSSFHAAVSLGVLSNVNGCLTQYGIGSGPVMFGAGYVTQGQWWRAGFLMSLIYMVVWLVVGPLWWKLLGQV from the coding sequence ATGGCTATCTCACGCCCAAAGGGTTCGCCGCAAGCAAGCTCACCTGCGGCGAATCCGGCTACACCGACAGGGCATCTCAGACATCTCTGGAAATTTCTCGTTCCGGTGGCCATCGGCATCGTCCTCTGGTTCTTGCCGGCGCCGGCAGGCCTCGAGACCAAGGCATGGCACATGTTCGCGGTGTTTGTCGCCACCATCGCCGGCATCATGACTGCACCTCTACCGATGTCGGCGGTAGCCATTATCGGCGCCACGGCGGGCGTGCTGGTTGGCGTCGTGTCCTTCGCCGACGTCACCAAATCCACGGGCACGGACCTCGTCTGGCTGGTGATGCTCGCCTTCTTCATCTCCCGAGGCGTGATCAAGACCGGCCTGGGGCGCCGCATCGCACTCCTGTTCATGCGGCTGTTGGGTAAGCGAACGATCGGACTGGGATATGGACTGGCTCTGACCGAACTCCTTATCTCGCACGCTATGCCGAGCATCACTGCCCGCGCCGGCGGAGTAATGCTGCCGATTACCCGAGCGATGGCGGAAGTCCTCGGCAGCCATGCCGATGACCCCCAATCGCAAGGCAAGGTGGGAAGTTCCTTCCACGCAGCCGTCTCCCTCGGTGTCCTGAGCAACGTCAATGGTTGCCTGACCCAATACGGCATCGGCTCCGGTCCGGTCATGTTCGGCGCTGGCTACGTCACCCAGGGGCAATGGTGGAGGGCTGGCTTCCTGATGAGCCTGATCTATATGGTTGTATGGCTGGTCGTCGGCCCGCTTTGGTGGAAGTTGCTTGGCCAGGTTTAA
- a CDS encoding DoxX family protein has protein sequence MAMTTMSIASTIVSRTYSVGRALLGSLFLFSGLLKIDSFAAYSAWIASAALPNPDLLLVLTIVIEIGGGLTLISGWNARWGALLLALFLIPTTIIFHGFWRADPADFLNQLNHILKNVSILGGMLVVFAIESSRSQARVP, from the coding sequence ATGGCCATGACCACGATGTCGATTGCGTCCACGATCGTTTCAAGAACGTACTCTGTCGGTCGCGCCCTTCTTGGCTCTCTCTTCCTGTTTTCCGGACTCCTCAAGATCGACAGCTTTGCGGCCTATTCTGCGTGGATTGCCAGTGCCGCACTACCGAACCCCGATTTGCTGCTCGTGCTAACCATCGTGATTGAAATTGGTGGTGGACTGACCTTGATTTCAGGCTGGAACGCTCGGTGGGGAGCGCTTCTTCTTGCACTCTTCCTGATACCCACCACGATCATCTTCCACGGCTTCTGGCGCGCCGACCCCGCAGACTTCCTGAATCAGCTTAATCATATCCTGAAGAATGTCTCAATCCTGGGCGGGATGCTGGTGGTATTCGCCATTGAATCATCACGTAGCCAGGCAAGAGTCCCGTAG